A genomic stretch from Syntrophorhabdaceae bacterium includes:
- the glmS gene encoding glutamine--fructose-6-phosphate transaminase (isomerizing), producing MCGIVGYKGKNDACGILIEALKRLEYRGYDSAGIAVWQQGGIEIARRKGKVDELRKVIADGNFKGKMGLAHTRWATHGTPSEHNAHPHKAGDVVVVHNGIIENYIELKERLRKEGHKFLSDTDTEVIPHLITSYLKKGRNFVDAVRLSLKELKGSYALGIIRESEKVLIAARKESPLIIGVGAGEYFIASDAPAIINRTKRFIFLEDDDIAIFADGTVRLIDMEGKTVKREIHQVQWSDAMAEKGGFKHFMLKEIFEQPRAISETLIGRVKEERGEVAFEELKLPDLAKIKKIWMVACGTSYHACMIGKHLFESMLHIPVETDIASEFRYREPILKKDDMLILVSQSGETADTIAAMKEGKKRGVYTLSVCNVLGSTLARDADGVIFTHAGPEIGVASTKAFTTQISVLFLLMLHIGERLGKLNNQDISRYIKEIKQIPHKIQSILDMSGPIEEMARRYMVHHDFLYLGRGINYPAVLEGALKLKEISYIHAEAYAAGEMKHGPIALIDENMPVVFVSPHDHTYKKTCSNVEEVISRRGRVLIFTDDPLHEMADRVETFFVLPQTIYALQPILSVVPLQLLAYYIANFLGTDVDQPRNLAKSVTVE from the coding sequence ATGTGCGGAATAGTAGGATATAAAGGCAAGAATGACGCCTGCGGGATACTGATAGAGGCCCTGAAAAGGCTTGAATACAGGGGTTATGATTCAGCGGGTATCGCGGTGTGGCAGCAGGGTGGGATCGAGATAGCCCGGAGGAAAGGCAAGGTTGATGAACTGAGAAAGGTTATCGCAGATGGTAATTTCAAGGGAAAGATGGGCCTCGCGCATACGAGATGGGCAACACACGGTACACCATCAGAACACAATGCCCACCCGCATAAGGCGGGAGACGTGGTTGTTGTTCACAACGGCATCATAGAAAACTACATCGAGTTGAAAGAGCGCCTGAGGAAAGAAGGCCATAAATTCCTCTCCGATACGGACACGGAGGTCATACCCCACCTTATCACAAGCTATCTCAAAAAAGGCAGGAATTTTGTCGACGCTGTCCGGTTATCTCTGAAGGAACTCAAAGGTTCCTACGCCCTCGGGATCATCCGTGAATCAGAGAAGGTGCTCATTGCGGCAAGAAAGGAAAGCCCCCTCATCATCGGCGTCGGCGCCGGCGAGTACTTTATCGCAAGCGACGCCCCGGCGATCATCAACAGGACAAAGAGGTTTATCTTCCTTGAGGATGATGACATAGCGATCTTCGCCGACGGTACGGTGAGGTTGATCGATATGGAAGGCAAGACCGTTAAAAGGGAGATACACCAGGTCCAGTGGTCGGATGCAATGGCGGAAAAAGGCGGCTTCAAACATTTCATGTTGAAAGAGATCTTTGAGCAGCCGCGGGCCATATCGGAGACGCTGATCGGAAGGGTGAAAGAAGAGAGGGGCGAGGTGGCCTTTGAAGAGTTGAAATTGCCGGACCTCGCAAAGATCAAAAAGATATGGATGGTCGCCTGCGGCACCTCGTACCACGCCTGCATGATCGGCAAACACCTCTTTGAATCCATGCTGCATATCCCCGTTGAAACGGATATCGCCTCTGAATTCCGCTACAGGGAGCCAATCCTCAAAAAGGATGACATGCTGATCCTCGTCTCGCAGTCAGGTGAAACGGCCGATACCATTGCGGCGATGAAGGAAGGGAAGAAAAGGGGCGTCTACACGCTCTCAGTCTGCAATGTCCTTGGCAGCACGCTCGCGCGGGATGCCGACGGCGTGATCTTTACCCATGCGGGCCCCGAGATAGGCGTTGCCTCCACAAAGGCATTCACGACACAGATATCGGTCCTCTTCCTCCTCATGCTCCACATAGGCGAGAGACTCGGCAAGCTCAACAACCAGGACATCAGCAGATACATAAAGGAGATAAAGCAGATCCCCCACAAGATACAGTCTATCCTCGATATGTCGGGTCCTATTGAGGAGATGGCAAGGAGATACATGGTCCACCACGACTTCCTCTATCTGGGAAGAGGGATCAATTACCCGGCAGTGCTTGAGGGTGCCTTAAAACTCAAAGAGATCTCCTATATCCATGCCGAGGCCTATGCCGCCGGGGAGATGAAGCACGGTCCGATCGCCCTTATCGACGAGAATATGCCCGTCGTCTTTGTATCGCCTCATGACCATACGTACAAAAAGACGTGCAGCAACGTGGAAGAGGTGATCTCACGAAGGGGCAGGGTGCTGATCTTTACCGATGACCCGCTGCACGAGATGGCAGACCGCGTGGAGACCTTCTTTGTGCTGCCTCAGACGATCTATGCGCTGCAGCCGATCCTGTCTGTAGTGCCGCTCCAGCTCCTCGCGTATTATATCGCAAACTTTCTGGGAACTGACGTAGACCAGCCGCGCAACCTCGCCAAGAGCGTAACGGTGGAATAA